One window from the genome of Streptomyces sp. NBC_00708 encodes:
- a CDS encoding hydroxyacid dehydrogenase — translation MQPTSAHRPSLLLAMGPDIYERLFEPRHRERLTALARTDPALVAHDLAGPDPRVAAALAEAEVLLTCWGATPLTDRVLAAAPRLKAVVHAAGSVKHHLTDACWERGLAVSSAAGANALPVAEYTLATILLANKRVPHSAHVYREVRADHDWRAELDGAGNYHRTVGIVGASRIGRRVIELLRPFDLRVLLYDPFVTAEEAARLGVEPVSLDELCARADVVSVHAPQLPETHHMIGARQLSLMRTGSTLINTARGSLIDEAALLRELVPGRLHAVLDVTDPELPPADSPLYELPNVLLTPHVAGSLGNELHRMTDHALDELERYAAGRPFADPVHPAALGRSA, via the coding sequence ATGCAGCCCACTTCCGCCCACCGGCCCTCGCTCCTGCTCGCGATGGGCCCGGACATCTACGAGCGCCTCTTCGAGCCGCGCCACCGCGAACGGCTCACGGCCCTCGCCCGTACGGATCCGGCCCTCGTCGCCCACGACCTGGCCGGCCCGGACCCCCGTGTCGCCGCCGCCCTCGCCGAGGCCGAGGTCCTCCTCACCTGCTGGGGGGCCACCCCGCTCACCGACCGGGTCCTCGCCGCCGCGCCCCGCCTCAAGGCGGTCGTCCACGCGGCCGGGTCCGTCAAGCACCACCTCACGGACGCCTGCTGGGAACGCGGCCTCGCCGTCTCCTCGGCGGCCGGGGCCAACGCCCTGCCCGTGGCCGAGTACACGCTGGCCACGATCCTCCTCGCCAACAAGCGCGTCCCGCACTCCGCCCACGTCTACCGCGAGGTCCGCGCCGACCACGACTGGCGGGCCGAGCTGGACGGGGCGGGCAACTACCACCGCACCGTGGGCATCGTCGGCGCCTCCCGCATCGGCCGCCGCGTCATCGAGCTGCTCCGCCCCTTCGACCTGCGGGTCCTGCTGTACGACCCCTTCGTCACCGCGGAGGAGGCGGCGCGCCTCGGCGTCGAACCGGTCTCGCTGGACGAGCTGTGCGCCCGCGCCGACGTCGTCTCGGTGCACGCCCCCCAGCTCCCCGAGACCCACCACATGATCGGCGCCCGCCAGTTGTCGCTGATGCGCACCGGGTCGACGCTGATCAACACCGCCCGCGGCTCGCTGATCGACGAGGCGGCCCTGCTGCGGGAGCTGGTCCCGGGCCGGCTGCACGCCGTACTGGATGTGACGGACCCCGAACTGCCGCCCGCGGACTCGCCGTTGTACGAGCTGCCGAATGTGCTCCTCACCCCGCACGTGGCGGGCTCCCTCGGCAACGAGCTGCACCGCATGACCGACCACGCGCTGGACGAACTGGAACGGTACGCGGCGGGCCGCCCGTTCGCGGACCCGGTACACCCGGCGGCCCTCGGCCGCTCGGCGTAA
- the groL gene encoding chaperonin GroEL (60 kDa chaperone family; promotes refolding of misfolded polypeptides especially under stressful conditions; forms two stacked rings of heptamers to form a barrel-shaped 14mer; ends can be capped by GroES; misfolded proteins enter the barrel where they are refolded when GroES binds), with the protein MAKILKFDEDARRALERGVNKLADTVKVTIGPKGRNVVIDKKFGAPTITNDGVTIAREVELDDPYENLGAQLVKEVATKTNDVAGDGTTTATVLAQALVREGLRNVAAGASPAALKKGIDAAVKAVSDELLATARPIDDKSDIAAVAALSAQDAQVGELIADAMDKVGKDGVITVEESNTFGLDLDFTEGMAFDKGYLSPYMVTDQERMEAVLDDPYILIHQGKIGSIQELLPLLEKVIQAGGSKPLLIIAEDVEGEALSTLVVNKIRGTFNAVAVKAPGFGDRRKAMLGDIATLTGATVIAEEVGLKLDQAGLDVLGTARRVTVSKDDTTIVDGGGKSDEVAGRVNQIKAEIEATDSDWDREKLQERLAKLAGGVCVIRVGAATEVELKEKKHRLEDAISATRAAVEEGIVSGGGSALVHAVKVLEGNLGKTGDEATGVAVVRRAAVEPLRWIAENAGLEGYVITSKVSELDKGQGFNAATGEYGDLVKAGVIDPVKVTRSALENAASIASLLLTTETLVVEKPAEEEPEAGHGHGHSH; encoded by the coding sequence ATGGCGAAGATCCTGAAGTTCGACGAGGACGCCCGTCGCGCCCTCGAGCGCGGCGTCAACAAGCTTGCCGACACGGTGAAGGTGACGATCGGCCCCAAGGGCCGCAACGTCGTCATCGACAAGAAGTTCGGTGCCCCCACCATCACCAACGACGGTGTCACCATCGCGCGCGAGGTCGAGCTGGACGACCCGTACGAGAACCTCGGTGCCCAGCTGGTGAAGGAGGTGGCGACCAAGACCAACGACGTGGCCGGTGACGGTACGACCACCGCCACCGTCCTCGCCCAGGCGCTCGTCCGCGAGGGCCTGCGCAACGTCGCCGCGGGCGCCTCCCCGGCCGCCCTGAAGAAGGGCATCGACGCCGCGGTCAAGGCCGTGTCCGATGAGCTTCTGGCGACCGCCCGCCCGATCGACGACAAGTCCGACATCGCCGCCGTCGCCGCGCTCTCCGCGCAGGACGCCCAGGTCGGCGAGCTCATCGCGGACGCGATGGACAAGGTCGGCAAGGACGGTGTCATCACCGTCGAGGAGTCCAACACCTTCGGTCTGGACCTCGACTTCACCGAGGGCATGGCCTTCGACAAGGGCTACCTGTCCCCGTACATGGTGACCGACCAGGAGCGTATGGAGGCCGTCCTCGACGACCCGTACATCCTGATCCACCAGGGCAAGATCGGCTCGATCCAGGAGCTGCTGCCGCTCCTGGAGAAGGTCATCCAGGCCGGTGGCTCCAAGCCGCTGCTGATCATCGCCGAGGACGTCGAGGGCGAGGCCCTGTCGACCCTGGTCGTCAACAAGATCCGCGGCACGTTCAACGCCGTCGCCGTCAAGGCCCCCGGCTTCGGTGACCGCCGCAAGGCCATGCTCGGTGACATCGCCACCCTCACCGGTGCGACCGTCATCGCCGAGGAGGTCGGCCTCAAGCTCGACCAGGCCGGTCTGGACGTGCTGGGCACCGCCCGCCGCGTGACCGTCTCCAAGGACGACACCACCATCGTCGACGGCGGCGGCAAGTCCGACGAGGTCGCCGGCCGGGTCAACCAGATCAAGGCCGAGATCGAGGCCACGGACTCCGACTGGGACCGCGAGAAGCTCCAGGAGCGCCTGGCGAAGCTGGCCGGCGGTGTCTGCGTGATCCGCGTCGGTGCCGCCACCGAGGTCGAGCTCAAGGAGAAGAAGCACCGTCTGGAGGACGCCATCTCCGCGACCCGCGCCGCGGTCGAGGAGGGCATCGTCTCCGGTGGTGGCTCCGCTCTGGTCCACGCCGTCAAGGTCCTGGAGGGCAACCTCGGCAAGACCGGCGACGAGGCCACGGGTGTCGCGGTCGTCCGCCGCGCCGCCGTCGAGCCGCTGCGCTGGATCGCCGAGAACGCGGGCCTCGAGGGCTACGTCATCACCTCGAAGGTCTCCGAGCTCGACAAGGGCCAGGGCTTCAACGCCGCGACCGGCGAGTACGGCGACCTGGTGAAGGCCGGCGTCATCGACCCGGTCAAGGTCACCCGCTCCGCGCTGGAGAACGCCGCGTCCATCGCGTCGCTGCTGCTCACGACCGAGACGCTGGTCGTGGAGAAGCCGGCCGAGGAGGAGCCGGAGGCCGGTCACGGCCACGGTCACTCCCACTAG
- a CDS encoding carbohydrate ABC transporter permease produces MSTTTRKNPWLSKAAVNGALLLAVLYMLFPLIWLVTAATKDTGSLLSGDTFSFEGFDLSKNLSDIASYGDGVYFRWYGNSLLYAGAGAVVCSLICVAAGYAFDKYEFRGKEKLFGLVLLGVLVPTTALALPMYLLASKIGIVNTYWSVLIPVLVNPFGVYLARVFSAGYIPAEALEAARIDGAGELRTFFSIGLPMMMPGFVTVFLFQFTAIWNNFFLPLVMLSDRKLFPLSLGLYSWNTNTHSEPGFYPLVVTGSLLAVIPLIVAFVSLQRHWKAGLTAGSVK; encoded by the coding sequence ATGAGCACCACGACCCGCAAGAACCCCTGGCTGTCGAAGGCGGCCGTCAACGGAGCCCTGCTCCTGGCCGTCCTCTACATGCTCTTCCCGCTGATCTGGCTGGTCACCGCCGCCACCAAGGACACCGGCTCGCTGCTGTCCGGGGACACCTTCTCCTTCGAGGGCTTCGACCTCTCGAAGAACCTCTCGGACATCGCGTCCTACGGGGACGGCGTCTACTTCCGCTGGTACGGGAACAGCCTGCTGTACGCGGGAGCCGGCGCCGTCGTCTGCTCGCTGATCTGCGTCGCGGCCGGGTACGCCTTCGACAAGTACGAGTTCCGGGGCAAGGAGAAGCTGTTCGGGCTGGTCCTGCTCGGCGTGCTCGTGCCCACGACGGCGCTGGCCCTGCCCATGTACCTGCTGGCCAGCAAGATCGGGATCGTCAACACGTACTGGTCGGTGCTGATCCCCGTCCTGGTGAACCCCTTCGGCGTCTACCTCGCCCGGGTCTTCTCCGCCGGCTACATCCCCGCCGAGGCCCTGGAGGCCGCCCGCATCGACGGAGCCGGCGAGCTGCGCACCTTCTTCTCCATCGGGCTGCCGATGATGATGCCGGGCTTCGTGACGGTGTTCCTCTTCCAGTTCACCGCGATCTGGAACAACTTCTTCCTCCCGCTGGTGATGCTCTCGGACCGCAAGCTCTTCCCGCTGAGCCTCGGGCTGTACTCCTGGAACACCAACACCCACAGCGAGCCCGGCTTCTACCCGCTCGTGGTCACCGGTTCCCTCCTCGCCGTCATCCCCCTGATCGTCGCCTTCGTCTCCCTTCAGCGGCACTGGAAGGCCGGACTCACCGCCGGCAGCGTCAAGTAG